caaaccgaccggtaaaccggtaaaaccggtaaaaccggccggtaaaccggtcggaaccggttgcatgggagtttttgaatttatttgaatttagatttgaattcaaccggtttccaccggttaccgacctaaccggtccggtaaaccggtaccggagggcggcggttaggccggtccggtcggtttTTAAAACCCTGCTCATGACAGCCGGATCCGGTAGCCGGAGAAAGGTTGGCCGGCGGACCTGAAAGGGACTCCCAACATACTCCACtacggctgtgtttagttccttccaactcctccaaacttttcaaattttccatcacatcgaaatcacatcgaaacattaaatataacaaatgaccatgcatggaatactaaatgtaggtaaataaaaaaactaattgcatagttttgatgtacgttgcgagacgaatcttttgagtctagttaacctatggtaggacaatatttaccacatacaaacGAAAAGTACTACAGTGTTTTTCGCAAACACTTTTCGCATccttttttgcaactaaacacagcctacaAGTCAGCAGATTAGGTATCTGATTCCACAACGCGTTAACCATACGTCTCAGCAACCCATCTGTCACGGGGGGGAAATGCTGACTCGTGTGAACAGAAAAAGGTGCCGTAAATCATGATCTCAGACGCCGTCGTCCATCATCTGTGACAATGCGGTTTCGTCAGGATCAGACCTGCACATACATGATGTGAAATGCAAATTTCTGATGATGAGAAGAACATGAACGCTTTCAGAAGAAAACAACCATTTTACTCTACAAGACCGAAACTGTAACCTCATATGTACCAAACCAAAAGACCAAAAGTAGCTATATATGCAGCCGAATTTATATACACAGCGAAGCAACCAGCACCCCCTTATTCCCATAACTACACAAccatggcgggcggcgcgggcaggGCACTAGCAAGAGTAGTGGGTGTGGTGCACGGCCCTCTTCATCTTGTCGAGGATCCCAGCGGCCTTCCTCCGCGCCCTCGAGGTGCCATTCTGCGCAAGCCAGGCGAGGGAGCCGTTCAGGTTCTCATCCTCCGCGATCTCCCGCAGCTTGGTGCGGTCGTACATGCAGACCGCAAACAGCACCGCCACCGCGTTCTCCTTGTTGCGCTTGCACTGGTCCTCCTTTATAACGCGGAGCATGGAGGCCACACCGCCGGTCTCGCCAATCTCCTCCACCGTCTCGTGGTCACCTGACAGCAGGGCAAGGATGGCCAGGGACTCGTCCACAAGCGAGTCGTCAGCAATGGCCTTCAGGGTCACGTCGATGACCCCGCTCTTGGTGGCCCTTGATTTGTTCTCGTGCAGCATGCAGAGGTTGAAGATAGCTGATGCTGCATCTTTCTTCGCTATCATGCTGCCGTGTTCGAGGAGATCCACCAGATGTCTCATCGCGCCTAGTTCACCAATCTTTGCCTTGTTGCTGTTAAGAGCAGACAAACTGAAGATGGCAGCTGCAGCATTGCTGCGGGCCTCCATGGTTCCTGACTGTAAGGTCCTTATGAGGAAGGGGATTGCTAATGGGTCATCTCCAATGATCTTCTTGTTGCTCTCATGAATTGAAAGATTAAGAATAGTTGTCACCATATCTTCCAGAACCTCGGCATTGTTCTCTAGCTCTGGGTTAGATACAGTGGAAATCATCTGTGAGATTGAATCTGGTTTCTCTCCAATGGCTGCTCTCAGTGAACTGTTGCACTTAGTCAGCAGCCTGAGATCTTTAATAGCTTCCCTCTGCTCAGATAGGTTTGACGATGATGCAATCCTCTCAAATATTTTACTAAATGTCTTCCGCTCATTATTTGTGACCAGATCTTCTTCTTGGTTCTCAACTGGTGGCAGAGTGATCCCATTATCCGTGCACCACTGTGAGATCATGCTTCTCACAAGATGGTTTGGGATGAGAATTGTATTTGAAAGGACTTGCTGGGTCTGTGGACATGTTCGGTTTCCAGCACTTAACCATTCTTGAATGAAGCGACGGTCATATGTCTGCACAAGGTGTAGATAGTTATCTCAAGTTTGCATCATGAAAACATGAAATGCCAGAATAAGGATATGAATGTACCAGTACAAAATGTCAAAATCAGGACCACACAGAGTAGGAATTAACATAAAACGAATGTTAAATCACATCATTCATTAATGCATACTGCCTAATATGAGACCTCAGACAGGAAAATGAAGCTGGTATGCCAAGAATTTTATTttgacctctctctctcctgaagATCAGTAGCATACCCAATATAAGACAAACTTAATATGCACACCTTTTCCTTCTCCTGAGCAAAGGAATAAATTCTGAATAAGACACACCGACAAAGGTAGGACCAAGTCAATATAGCAGAGCTAGTGCGGGAATGGGATACAGCATATCATGAAAGGGACATGCAATTGCAGTAAAAACCCTATTATCCAATAGCAAAAATCAATGTTTACAGTAACTTGGGTAAAGCAGCAGCCCTGTTACAGTCTTAATCCATTATGGAAACATCATATAATTGCAAACTTTCTTTGAATCAACATAAATTATCTGTTTTGTAAAAGTATAGTTTCTTTGCGAATTCAACATAATACATACAACAAGCCTTTGATTGACTACATTACATAACTTTGATGGTTTAAACTTACAACGATGATGTAACTTTCACTTGAGTGTTTAAAGCAATTAAAACAAGAACCAAGAACAATCCCGGAAGAAATCAAGCAATGGAAATAAGAACAAGGAACAACACGGAAAGAATTCAGCCAAGGTACAAAGTTTGTGCTGGACATGAAAGTCTAAGCAAACAAGGACCAGTACCACGGCATCAATAGCTCACCAAAAATAGCTGAAAGGTTTCATTCAATCGTCACGGTACTCCCATCACACCGACAGAACGATGCAAACAAAATCCCTCACCATAAAAGCTGAATCTTTTTATGACATGCCCATGCGAAGAAGAGCAGAGGAACGGCAAGTGAACATGGCAATAACTCGTGTCACATGCAGTGTCCTAGCATGGGGGACGTCAGAGGGTCAGAATCATAGCACACTTTTAATTTTCCTATAGGAATAATAAATCCTTCTGACTCCAAATCCAAGCCATGAAAACCCCATGAAAACCGGGTCTCGTCTTGCAGTACGCAATGTCATCTCTGGAAATGGAGCGGAAGTGCACGCGGTTGCGTAGCAAATAGGATGAAACGCCATGTGGGTTCATTTCTACGCACTTGCCATGGAGAAGTACAACAGGATGGTACAGAGACAATACAAGTAAACAGGAATGGAGCACTTTTTCAATCGGAATTCGTAACAATCCAAGATCCGAACAAGAGGTTAAGAAACTAAGGACAGcacagaaaaaataaaataatccacCGCCCAGTAAAACTTGTCGATTTTAGCCCATGCCTGAAGAATGTCCAGCAGTTAATAGAACGACAAAAGTAACATGTGCGCCGAAAGGGAAAGTTCTAATCCTCCTTCTCAGAATAATCAAACGACAAAAAAGAAAATCTGACTGTAACAAATGCAACAGTCCAAAAAATATACTGGTAGACGGAAATTTTTGAAAGCACTGCTCAGCAACCGCAATCACATCAAGGAAGAGCGGCGAACCACAAACAAAAAGTAGCAGAGgggaaaaaaatttgaagtTCAGAAACAAATAAAGGAATAGCAACAAATCTGTCGGAACCCGGAAAGCGACAGGTGGCTGTATCATCAGAAGCTTCTGGCACACCATGAATTTAATTTTAGCTGTGTTTGGAGGTTCAGACGTCGCGGCAGCACCGAGTAGGATCAGGACAGCGGTGGAGAAATCAACAGTAGTTACGCGGGGAAGGTGAATTGAGAATCAACCATTTGCGCTAAAAGGCAATTTGAAATCCATCTACTCGATCACTTGGGGCAAAAAATCCCAGTAAAATCGCACTTCGATAGTAGTATCGTTTTAAAAAATTGTATTAATCAAGGCTGAACACTCTTGCTTGCTTCCCCGTCGCAGTTACCCCGCGTTGAGGAACGACGATTTAAACCTAGTATAATAAAATCCCCGAATCGGAGACAACGAACACGATTTTGACAAGTAACGGCCGTCGAAACTAAtccaatctaacccaacccGACCCGAGCCGCGGGAAGGCGAGGTAGCAAGCAAGTACCTGGCcggaggcgaggacgacgggATCCCTCATGATCTCCGAGGAGATGGGGCACAGGAACTGCTCCGGGACCGCGGCAGCCTCCGTGCCGCCCTTGTCCACCCCGCCGCCAGCGGCAACAGCGCGGTCCTTGCGGGGGCCGAGCTCGCCGTCCCTGAGCTTGGCGAGCGCCTCGGCCGCCTCGTCAAAGGCCTCCGCGTCGGCGctcccggccgccaccgcggccaccaGACGCCTCAGCcggcgccgcagcgccgccgcctcctccgccgaggccaCCGGGGTCGGCTTCGCCATCGCTTCCCTCGCGGGCTGGCTAgccagaaaaagaagaaaaaaacagcACCGCTAGGCCGCGCGGTCCGGTTCGGGCTTGTCGGGCCGGGCGCCGGCGGGCATGGGAGCGTCGGCCGCCTCGGGGGGGAGGGGATgaagcggcggtggtggaggggagggagggttaaggcggagggaggag
This window of the Panicum virgatum strain AP13 chromosome 1K, P.virgatum_v5, whole genome shotgun sequence genome carries:
- the LOC120701934 gene encoding U-box domain-containing protein 9-like, with amino-acid sequence MAKPTPVASAEEAAALRRRLRRLVAAVAAGSADAEAFDEAAEALAKLRDGELGPRKDRAVAAGGGVDKGGTEAAAVPEQFLCPISSEIMRDPVVLASGQTYDRRFIQEWLSAGNRTCPQTQQVLSNTILIPNHLVRSMISQWCTDNGITLPPVENQEEDLVTNNERKTFSKIFERIASSSNLSEQREAIKDLRLLTKCNSSLRAAIGEKPDSISQMISTVSNPELENNAEVLEDMVTTILNLSIHESNKKIIGDDPLAIPFLIRTLQSGTMEARSNAAAAIFSLSALNSNKAKIGELGAMRHLVDLLEHGSMIAKKDAASAIFNLCMLHENKSRATKSGVIDVTLKAIADDSLVDESLAILALLSGDHETVEEIGETGGVASMLRVIKEDQCKRNKENAVAVLFAVCMYDRTKLREIAEDENLNGSLAWLAQNGTSRARRKAAGILDKMKRAVHHTHYSC